The following coding sequences lie in one Arabidopsis thaliana chromosome 3, partial sequence genomic window:
- the RLP34 gene encoding receptor like protein 34, which produces MKGSWVVSTSIIRITLSFTFLFICHFSDVLAAPTRHLCRPEQKDALLKFKNEFEIGKPSPTCKMVGIESHRKTESWGNNSDCCNWEGVTCNAKSGEVIELNLSCSSLHGRFHSNSSIRNLHFLTTLDRSHNDFEGQITSSIENLSHLTSLDLSYNRFSGQILNSIGNLSRLTSLDLSFNQFSGQIPSSIGNLSHLTFLGLSGNRFFGQIPSSIGNLSHLTFLGLSGNRFFGQFPSSIGGLSNLTNLHLSYNKYSGQIPSSIGNLSQLIVLYLSVNNFYGEIPSSFGNLNQLTRLDVSFNKLGGNFPNVLLNLTGLSVVSLSNNKFTGTLPPNITSLSNLMAFYASDNAFTGTFPSFLFIIPSLTYLGLSGNQLKGTLEFGNISSPSNLQYLNIGSNNFIGPIPSSISKLINLQELGISHLNTQCRPVDFSIFSHLKSLDDLRLSYLTTTTIDLNDILPYFKTLRSLDLSGNLVSATNKSSVSSDPPSQSIQSLYLSGCGITDFPEILRTQHELGFLDVSNNKIKGQVPGWLWTLPNLFYLNLSNNTFIGFQRPTKPEPSMAYLLGSNNNFTGKIPSFICELRSLYTLDLSDNNFSGSIPRCMENLKSNLSELNLRQNNLSGGFPEHIFESLRSLDVGHNQLVGKLPRSLRFFSNLEVLNVESNRINDMFPFWLSSLQKLQVLVLRSNAFHGPINQALFPKLRIIDISHNHFNGSLPTEYFVEWSRMSSLGTYEDGSNVNYLGSGYYQDSMVLMNKGVESELVRILTIYTAVDFSGNKFEGEIPKSIGLLKELHVLNLSNNAFTGHIPSSIGNLTALESLDVSQNKLYGEIPQEIGNLSLLSYMNFSHNQLTGLVPGGQQFLTQRCSSFEGNLGLFGSSLEEVCRDIHTPASHQQFETPQTEEEDEDLISWIAAAIGFGPGIAFGLMFGYILVSYKPEWFMNPFGRNNRRRKRHTTTH; this is translated from the coding sequence ATGAAAGGCTCTTGGGTGGTCTCAACGAGTATCATTCGTAttactctttcttttactttcttattCATTTGTCATTTTTCGGACGTGCTTGCGGCTCCTACTAGGCACTTGTGTCGTCCCGAACAAAAGGATGCACTTCTCAAGTTCAAAAACGAGTTTGAGATTGGGAAGCCTTCTCCTACTTGTAAGATGGTTGGCATTGAATCTCATCGGAAGACGGAGTCATGGGGGAATAACAGCGACTGTTGTAATTGGGAGGGAGTCACGTGCAATGCCAAGTCCGGGGAAGTGATCGAGCTCAACCTTAGCTGCAGCTCCCTCCATGGCCGGTTTCATTCCAACAGCAGTATTCGAAACCTTCATTTCCTAACCACTCTAGACCGTTCACATAATGATTTTGAAGGTCAAATCACGTCTTCAATTGAAAATCTGTCTCATCTCACCTCTCTCGACCTTTCTTATAATCGTTTTTCGGGTCAGATTCTGAATTCAATCGGAAACCTTTCTCGTCTCACCTCTCTCGACCTTTCTTTTAATCAGTTTTCGGGTCAGATTCCATCATCAATTGGTAATCTTTCTCATCTCACCTTTCTAGGTCTTTCTGGTAATCGTTTTTTTGGTCAGATTCCATCTTCAATTGGTAATCTTTCTCATCTCACCTTTCTAGGTCTTTCTGGTAATCGTTTTTTTGGTCAGTTTCCGTCTTCAATTGGAGGTCTTTCTAATCTCACCAATCTCCACCTTTCTTATAACAAATATTCGGGTCAGATTCCATCTTCGATTGGCAACCTTTCTCAACTTATCGTTCTCTACCTTTCTGTTAACAATTTCTATGGTGAAATCCCATCTTCTTTTGGCAATCTAAACCAGCTGACCCGCTTAGATGTTTCTTTCAACAAGCTCGGTGGAAACTTTCCCAATGTCCTACTAAACTTGACAGGGTTGTCAGTTGTATCACTCTCCAACAATAAGTTCACAGGCACGCTTCCTCCTAATATCACTTCACTATCCAACTTGATGGCTTTTTATGCAAGTGACAACGCCTTCACCGGAACATtcccttcttttctcttcatcattcCTTCTTTGACTTACCTTGGTTTGAGTGGTAACCAACTCAAAGGCACTCTTGAGTTTGGGAATATATCTTCACCATCTAACCTACAATACCTTAACATTGGCAGCAACAACTTCATAGGACCAATCCCGAGTTCCATTTCCAAATTAATCAACCTTCAGGAACTTGGCATTTCCCATTTAAACACCCAATGTCGCCCAGTTGACTTTAGTATCTTCTCGCATCTCAAGTCGCTTGACGATCTTAGGCTATCCTATTTGACCACCACTACGATTGACTTGAACGATATCTTACCATATTTCAAGACGCTCCGTTCATTGGATCTCTCAGGCAACCTTGTTTCAGCCACAAACAAGTCTTCAGTTTCTTCAGATCCTCCTTCGCAATCGATACAATCTTTGTACTTGTCAGGATGCGGTATCACCGATTTTCCAGAGATCCTAAGAACACAACACGAATTGGGGTTTCTAGACGtttccaacaacaaaatcaaaggtCAAGTTCCTGGCTGGTTATGGACGCTACCAAACTTGTTCTACTTGAATCTTTCCAACAACACTTTCATCGGTTTCCAAAGACCAACGAAACCTGAACCATCTATGGCGTACTTGCTTGGCTCCAACAATAACTTCACCGGCAAGATTCCTTCTTTCATATGTGAGTTGCGTTCTCTATACACTCTCGATTTATCAGACAACAACTTTAGCGGTTCAATCCCTCGTTGTATGGAAAATCTCAAGAGTAATCTTTCAGAACTAAACCTTCGTCAAAATAATCTTAGTGGAGGTTTTCCAGAGCATATTTTCGAAAGTCTAAGGTCGCTTGATGTCGGCCATAACCAGCTTGTGGGAAAGCTTCCAAGatctttgagatttttctctAATCTTGAAGTTTTGAACGTGGAAAGCAACAGAATCAACGACATGTTTCCGTTCTGGTTGAGTTCTCTACAAAAGCTACAAGTTCTTGTCCTTCGCTCCAATGCATTCCATGGACCAATAAATCAAGCCTTGTTCCCTAAGTTGCGAATCATCGACATATCACATAATCACTTCAATGGAAGTTTGCCGACAGAGTATTTTGTGGAGTGGAGTAGGATGTCATCACTTGGGACATACGAAGATGGGTCGAATGTAAACTACCTGGGATCAGGCTATTACCAAGATTCAATGGTTTTGATGAATAAAGGTGTAGAGTCGGAGCTGGTACGTATCCTCACAATCTACACAGCAGTCGACTTTTCgggaaacaaatttgaaggAGAGATTCCAAAGTCCATCGGTCTATTGAAAGAGCTTCATGTGCTCAACTTGTCAAACAATGCTTTCACCGGCCACATCCCTTCATCTATAGGGAACCTGACAGCTCTCGAGTCGTTGGACGTTTCCCAGAACAAGCTTTATGGAGAAATCCCACAAGAGATAGGGAACCTCTCGTTGCTTTCGTATATGAACTTCTCTCATAACCAGCTTACAGGCCTAGTACCAGGAGGCCAGCAGTTTCTAACGCAGCGTTGCTCTTCCTTTGAAGGTAACTTGGGACTTTTCGGCTCTTCTCTTGAAGAAGTTTGCAGAGATATTCACACGCCAGCATCACATCAACAGTTTGAAACGCCgcaaacagaggaagaagacgaagatctGATTAGTTGGATAGCAGCTGCAATAGGATTCGGACCTGGTATTGCCTTTGGTTTGATGTTTGGATACATACTCGTTTCCTATAAACCAGAGTGGTTCATGAACCCTTTTGGCCGAAACAATCGTAGACGGAAAAGACACACAACAACTCACTAG
- the RLP34 gene encoding receptor like protein 34 — protein sequence MKGSWVVSTSIIRITLSFTFLFICHFSDVLAAPTRHLCRPEQKDALLKFKNEFEIGKPSPTCKMVGIESHRKTESWGNNSDCCNWEGVTCNAKSGEVIELNLSCSSLHGRFHSNSSIRNLHFLTTLDRSHNDFEGQITSSIENLSHLTSLDLSYNRFSGQILNSIGNLSRLTSLDLSFNQFSGQIPSSIGNLSHLTFLGLSGNRFFGQFPSSIGGLSNLTNLHLSYNKYSGQIPSSIGNLSQLIVLYLSVNNFYGEIPSSFGNLNQLTRLDVSFNKLGGNFPNVLLNLTGLSVVSLSNNKFTGTLPPNITSLSNLMAFYASDNAFTGTFPSFLFIIPSLTYLGLSGNQLKGTLEFGNISSPSNLQYLNIGSNNFIGPIPSSISKLINLQELGISHLNTQCRPVDFSIFSHLKSLDDLRLSYLTTTTIDLNDILPYFKTLRSLDLSGNLVSATNKSSVSSDPPSQSIQSLYLSGCGITDFPEILRTQHELGFLDVSNNKIKGQVPGWLWTLPNLFYLNLSNNTFIGFQRPTKPEPSMAYLLGSNNNFTGKIPSFICELRSLYTLDLSDNNFSGSIPRCMENLKSNLSELNLRQNNLSGGFPEHIFESLRSLDVGHNQLVGKLPRSLRFFSNLEVLNVESNRINDMFPFWLSSLQKLQVLVLRSNAFHGPINQALFPKLRIIDISHNHFNGSLPTEYFVEWSRMSSLGTYEDGSNVNYLGSGYYQDSMVLMNKGVESELVRILTIYTAVDFSGNKFEGEIPKSIGLLKELHVLNLSNNAFTGHIPSSIGNLTALESLDVSQNKLYGEIPQEIGNLSLLSYMNFSHNQLTGLVPGGQQFLTQRCSSFEGNLGLFGSSLEEVCRDIHTPASHQQFETPQTEEEDEDLISWIAAAIGFGPGIAFGLMFGYILVSYKPEWFMNPFGRNNRRRKRHTTTH from the exons ATGAAAGGCTCTTGGGTGGTCTCAACGAGTATCATTCGTAttactctttcttttactttcttattCATTTGTCATTTTTCGGACGTGCTTGCGGCTCCTACTAGGCACTTGTGTCGTCCCGAACAAAAGGATGCACTTCTCAAGTTCAAAAACGAGTTTGAGATTGGGAAGCCTTCTCCTACTTGTAAGATGGTTGGCATTGAATCTCATCGGAAGACGGAGTCATGGGGGAATAACAGCGACTGTTGTAATTGGGAGGGAGTCACGTGCAATGCCAAGTCCGGGGAAGTGATCGAGCTCAACCTTAGCTGCAGCTCCCTCCATGGCCGGTTTCATTCCAACAGCAGTATTCGAAACCTTCATTTCCTAACCACTCTAGACCGTTCACATAATGATTTTGAAGGTCAAATCACGTCTTCAATTGAAAATCTGTCTCATCTCACCTCTCTCGACCTTTCTTATAATCGTTTTTCGGGTCAGATTCTGAATTCAATCGGAAACCTTTCTCGTCTCACCTCTCTCGACCTTTCTTTTAATCAGTTTTCGGGTCAGATTCCATCATCAATTGGTAATCTTTCTCATCTCACCTTTCTAG GTCTTTCTGGTAATCGTTTTTTTGGTCAGTTTCCGTCTTCAATTGGAGGTCTTTCTAATCTCACCAATCTCCACCTTTCTTATAACAAATATTCGGGTCAGATTCCATCTTCGATTGGCAACCTTTCTCAACTTATCGTTCTCTACCTTTCTGTTAACAATTTCTATGGTGAAATCCCATCTTCTTTTGGCAATCTAAACCAGCTGACCCGCTTAGATGTTTCTTTCAACAAGCTCGGTGGAAACTTTCCCAATGTCCTACTAAACTTGACAGGGTTGTCAGTTGTATCACTCTCCAACAATAAGTTCACAGGCACGCTTCCTCCTAATATCACTTCACTATCCAACTTGATGGCTTTTTATGCAAGTGACAACGCCTTCACCGGAACATtcccttcttttctcttcatcattcCTTCTTTGACTTACCTTGGTTTGAGTGGTAACCAACTCAAAGGCACTCTTGAGTTTGGGAATATATCTTCACCATCTAACCTACAATACCTTAACATTGGCAGCAACAACTTCATAGGACCAATCCCGAGTTCCATTTCCAAATTAATCAACCTTCAGGAACTTGGCATTTCCCATTTAAACACCCAATGTCGCCCAGTTGACTTTAGTATCTTCTCGCATCTCAAGTCGCTTGACGATCTTAGGCTATCCTATTTGACCACCACTACGATTGACTTGAACGATATCTTACCATATTTCAAGACGCTCCGTTCATTGGATCTCTCAGGCAACCTTGTTTCAGCCACAAACAAGTCTTCAGTTTCTTCAGATCCTCCTTCGCAATCGATACAATCTTTGTACTTGTCAGGATGCGGTATCACCGATTTTCCAGAGATCCTAAGAACACAACACGAATTGGGGTTTCTAGACGtttccaacaacaaaatcaaaggtCAAGTTCCTGGCTGGTTATGGACGCTACCAAACTTGTTCTACTTGAATCTTTCCAACAACACTTTCATCGGTTTCCAAAGACCAACGAAACCTGAACCATCTATGGCGTACTTGCTTGGCTCCAACAATAACTTCACCGGCAAGATTCCTTCTTTCATATGTGAGTTGCGTTCTCTATACACTCTCGATTTATCAGACAACAACTTTAGCGGTTCAATCCCTCGTTGTATGGAAAATCTCAAGAGTAATCTTTCAGAACTAAACCTTCGTCAAAATAATCTTAGTGGAGGTTTTCCAGAGCATATTTTCGAAAGTCTAAGGTCGCTTGATGTCGGCCATAACCAGCTTGTGGGAAAGCTTCCAAGatctttgagatttttctctAATCTTGAAGTTTTGAACGTGGAAAGCAACAGAATCAACGACATGTTTCCGTTCTGGTTGAGTTCTCTACAAAAGCTACAAGTTCTTGTCCTTCGCTCCAATGCATTCCATGGACCAATAAATCAAGCCTTGTTCCCTAAGTTGCGAATCATCGACATATCACATAATCACTTCAATGGAAGTTTGCCGACAGAGTATTTTGTGGAGTGGAGTAGGATGTCATCACTTGGGACATACGAAGATGGGTCGAATGTAAACTACCTGGGATCAGGCTATTACCAAGATTCAATGGTTTTGATGAATAAAGGTGTAGAGTCGGAGCTGGTACGTATCCTCACAATCTACACAGCAGTCGACTTTTCgggaaacaaatttgaaggAGAGATTCCAAAGTCCATCGGTCTATTGAAAGAGCTTCATGTGCTCAACTTGTCAAACAATGCTTTCACCGGCCACATCCCTTCATCTATAGGGAACCTGACAGCTCTCGAGTCGTTGGACGTTTCCCAGAACAAGCTTTATGGAGAAATCCCACAAGAGATAGGGAACCTCTCGTTGCTTTCGTATATGAACTTCTCTCATAACCAGCTTACAGGCCTAGTACCAGGAGGCCAGCAGTTTCTAACGCAGCGTTGCTCTTCCTTTGAAGGTAACTTGGGACTTTTCGGCTCTTCTCTTGAAGAAGTTTGCAGAGATATTCACACGCCAGCATCACATCAACAGTTTGAAACGCCgcaaacagaggaagaagacgaagatctGATTAGTTGGATAGCAGCTGCAATAGGATTCGGACCTGGTATTGCCTTTGGTTTGATGTTTGGATACATACTCGTTTCCTATAAACCAGAGTGGTTCATGAACCCTTTTGGCCGAAACAATCGTAGACGGAAAAGACACACAACAACTCACTAG